GCCTCGACGGCCTGCTTGATCTGGGTCTTGTTGGCACCGGGAGCCACGACGAACGTGTACTTGTTCTCGTCGAGGAGCGAGTAGCTCTTCTCGGAGATGACCGGCTTGATCAGGACGTCACGGGGGTCCGAGTACGTCTTGCTCGTGATCTCGTTCGCCATCAGGCGGCGCTCCCTTCGAGCTCGCCCTCAGCGGCAACAGCCTTGGCGGACGCGGCCGGACCGGCCACGAAACGCTCGAAGGCGGCCTGGGTGAAGACCACATCGTCGGAG
The window above is part of the Kitasatospora sp. HUAS MG31 genome. Proteins encoded here:
- the rplW gene encoding 50S ribosomal protein L23; translated protein: MANEITSKTYSDPRDVLIKPVISEKSYSLLDENKYTFVVAPGANKTQIKQAVEAVFSVKVEAVNTLNRQGKRKRSKTGFGKRKDTKRAIVTLAEGNRIDIFGGPVSA